The Pseudarthrobacter sp. NS4 genome includes a window with the following:
- the trxB gene encoding thioredoxin-disulfide reductase, with protein MTIAENTAPEVRDVIIVGSGPAGYTAAVYTARANLKPLLLAGSVTAGGELMNTTDVENYPGFPDGIMGPDLMENFEKQAARFGTEIQFEDVTALDLEGPVKTVTIATGESFQARAVILSTGSAYRELGLPNEKRLSGHGVSWCATCDGFFFKDQDIAVIGGGDSAMEEALFLTKFAKSVTVVHRRDSLKASKIMADRALAHEKINFIWNSTVEDVVGEDKVTGLKLKNLVDGAVSDLAVTGVFVAIGNDPRTDLVKDVLTLTPEGTIAVEGRSSRTSIPGVFAAGDVVDPTYRQAITASGSGCVAAIDVEHYLADLPA; from the coding sequence GTGACCATCGCAGAAAACACCGCGCCCGAAGTGCGTGATGTCATCATTGTCGGCTCCGGTCCGGCTGGTTACACGGCGGCCGTTTACACGGCTCGCGCCAACCTCAAGCCACTGTTGCTTGCAGGCTCCGTAACTGCGGGCGGTGAACTGATGAACACCACCGATGTCGAGAACTACCCGGGCTTCCCCGATGGCATCATGGGGCCGGACCTCATGGAGAACTTCGAAAAGCAGGCAGCGCGGTTTGGAACGGAAATCCAGTTCGAGGATGTAACGGCGCTTGACCTCGAAGGCCCGGTCAAGACGGTGACGATCGCCACGGGGGAGAGCTTCCAGGCAAGAGCAGTTATCCTCTCAACCGGATCCGCCTACCGGGAACTGGGGCTGCCTAACGAGAAGCGGCTTTCGGGCCACGGTGTCAGCTGGTGTGCAACCTGTGACGGTTTCTTTTTCAAGGATCAGGACATCGCCGTCATCGGCGGTGGCGACTCTGCTATGGAGGAGGCCCTGTTCCTGACCAAGTTCGCGAAATCAGTTACGGTTGTGCACCGTCGCGACTCGCTCAAAGCTTCCAAGATCATGGCAGACCGCGCTCTTGCCCACGAGAAGATCAACTTCATCTGGAACAGCACGGTCGAGGACGTTGTTGGCGAGGACAAAGTCACCGGCCTCAAGTTGAAGAATCTGGTAGACGGTGCGGTGTCCGATCTTGCGGTTACGGGTGTGTTTGTCGCCATTGGCAATGACCCCAGGACTGACCTTGTGAAGGACGTCCTGACGCTGACCCCCGAGGGCACGATCGCGGTTGAGGGCCGGAGTTCCAGGACCAGCATTCCCGGTGTATTCGCTGCCGGTGACGTCGTTGACCCCACCTACCGCCAGGCCATTACCGCCTCCGGCTCCGGTTGCGTTGCTGCCATCGACGTAGAACACTACCTGGCTGACCTGCCCGCATAG
- the trxA gene encoding thioredoxin has product MSNAKDVTDASFGTDVLSSEKPVIVDFWAEWCGPCRKLGPILDEISVEYSEKVNVVKVNVDDNPAIAAEYGITSIPAVYLFQGGEVKNTVIGAKPKQFFEKEFSDVLS; this is encoded by the coding sequence ATGAGCAACGCAAAAGACGTAACTGACGCAAGCTTCGGGACAGACGTCCTGTCCTCCGAGAAGCCGGTAATCGTGGATTTCTGGGCCGAATGGTGCGGGCCCTGCCGCAAACTGGGACCCATCCTCGATGAGATTTCCGTTGAGTACAGCGAGAAGGTGAATGTCGTTAAGGTAAACGTTGACGACAACCCCGCCATTGCAGCCGAATACGGCATCACGTCCATTCCTGCCGTGTACCTGTTCCAGGGCGGCGAGGTGAAGAACACCGTCATCGGTGCGAAGCCGAAGCAGTTCTTTGAGAAGGAATTCTCGGACGTCCTTTCCTGA